The following coding sequences are from one Panicum hallii strain FIL2 chromosome 5, PHallii_v3.1, whole genome shotgun sequence window:
- the LOC112895831 gene encoding protein ALP1-like, whose protein sequence is MEAAFRGRKSYTTQNVMAAVDFDLRFTFVIAGWERTAHDASILRDALERPNGLRVPEGKFYLVDAGYGAKPDFLPPYRGVRYHLNEWGSNPVQNEKELFNLRHSSLRVTVERAFGSLKRRFKILDDAIPFFPFPTQVEVVIAACIIHNWVIEDGGDDLIIFENDDLHSITYQTSTYGQATEYAFMVNFRQELANAMWVDRHQYYSNTS, encoded by the exons ATGGAGGCTGCATTTCGTGGTAGGAAGAGTTACACTACACAAAATGTAATGGCAGCCGTAGACTTTGATCTACGGTTCACATTTGTTATAGCTGGTTGGGAGAGAACAGCCCATGACGCCTCAATTTTACGAGATGCTTTAGAACGCCCAAATGGTCTTCGTGTTCCCGAAG GCAAGTTCTACCTAGTTGATGCCGGATACGGAGCCAAACCGGATTTTCTGCCTCCTTATCGTGGTGTGAGGTACCACTTGAATGAGTGGGGCAGCAACCCCGTACAAAATGAGAAGGAATTGTTCAACCTTAGGCACTCATCTCTCAGGGTTACAGTAGAGCGTGCATTTGGTTCTTTGAAGAGGCGATTCAAAATTCTTGATGATGCAATACCATTTTTTCCCTTCCCTACCCAAGTAGAAGTTGTTATTGCTGCTTGCATTATTCATAATTGGGTCATAGAAGATGGCGGTGATGATTTGATTATATTTGAAAATGATGACCTCCATAGTATTACCTATCAAACATCAACATATGGACAAGCAACAGAATATGCCTTCATGGTTAATTTTAGGCAAGAACTTGCCAATGCCATGTGGGTAGACCGTCATCAATATTATTCGAATACTTCATGA